A region of Salvelinus alpinus chromosome 6, SLU_Salpinus.1, whole genome shotgun sequence DNA encodes the following proteins:
- the LOC139579273 gene encoding ubiquitin carboxyl-terminal hydrolase 37-like isoform X2, giving the protein MTLPRASSATRSMTLPRASSATRSMTLPRTSSATRSMTLPRASSATRGPEETQGARGERGALVKMELLGLPNIGNTCFLNATLQCLLVLPSFSKEILHQEQLWSSSPFSNLIRCLSDVHRLSLPDSGANQASKADLMWKVKYSLSGYDLKYLGDTQQDAHELLVNMLCQLKEEGMILKTLGVNYSCPVSQLEFQLVSVRTCTSCGRESSTREDYNHLSLDFSPERTLLSSLALTFKCAGSASEEVWRTWGVGEAGGSSFVSFGAEALHPLWGHGATPAQCQPTGPHQPGPQHPGVHPPDPRQPSLQPTC; this is encoded by the exons ATGACTCTTCCCAGGGCCAGCTCAGCCACCAGAAGCATGACTCTTCCCAGGGCCAGCTCAGCCACCAGAAGCATGACTCTTCCCAGGACCAGCTCAGCCACCAGAAGCATGACTCTTCCCAGGGCCAGCTCAGCCACCAGAGGGCCAGAAGAGACCCAAGGGGCCAGAGGAGAACGGGGGGCACTGGTTAAAATGGAACTTCTTGG GTTGCCTAACATTGGCAACACTTGCTTCCTTAACGCCACCCTGCAGTGCCTCCTGGTCCTGCCGTCCTTCTCAAAGGAAATCCTGCACCAGGAACAACTCTGgagctcctcccccttctccaacCTGATCAG GTGTCTGTCTGATGTGCACCGTTTGAGTCTACCTGACAGTGGTGCAAACCAGGCCTCAAAAGCAGACCTCATGTGGAAGGTCAAGTACTCCTTGTCGGGATACGATTTGAAGTATCTGGGGGACACGCAACAG GACGCACACGAGTTACTTGTGAACATGCTGTGCCAGCTGAAGGAGGAGGGCATGATACTGAAGACACTCGGGGTGAACTATTCCTGCCCTGTTTCTCAGCTGGAGTTCCAGCTTGTGTCGGTGCGCACATGTACCAG CTGTGGGCGCGAGTCGTCCACCAGAGAGGACTACAACCACCTCTCATTGGACTTCAGCCCTGAGCGCACCTTGCTGAGCAGCCTAGCACTCACTTTCAAA TGTGCTGGTTCTGCATCTGAAGAGGTTTGGAGGACCTGGGGGGTTGGAGAAGCTGGAGGCTCCTCTTTTGTTTCCTTCGGAGCTGAGGCTCTCCACCCTCTGTGGGGACATGGTGCCACACCTGCACAGTGCCAGCCCACAGGCCCTCACCAACCAGGCCCCCAGCATCCAGGGGTCCATCCCCCAGACCCTCGCCAGCCTAGTCTCCAGCCCACCTGTTGA
- the LOC139579273 gene encoding ubiquitin carboxyl-terminal hydrolase 37-like isoform X1: MTLPRASSATRSMTLPRASSATRSMTLPRTSSATRSMTLPRASSATRGPEETQGARGERGALVKMELLGLPNIGNTCFLNATLQCLLVLPSFSKEILHQEQLWSSSPFSNLIRCLSDVHRLSLPDSGANQASKADLMWKVKYSLSGYDLKYLGDTQQDAHELLVNMLCQLKEEGMILKTLGVNYSCPVSQLEFQLVSVRTCTSCGRESSTREDYNHLSLDFSPERTLLSSLALTFKGEKVEFTCEGCKGLHALKVEQFHTLPLVLVLHLKRFGGPGGLEKLEAPLLFPSELRLSTLCGDMVPHLHSASPQALTNQAPSIQGSIPQTLASLVSSPPVEAKDSALCCSEAAASAVSEWLLPADWRSLSFGRLRKLWTLH; this comes from the exons ATGACTCTTCCCAGGGCCAGCTCAGCCACCAGAAGCATGACTCTTCCCAGGGCCAGCTCAGCCACCAGAAGCATGACTCTTCCCAGGACCAGCTCAGCCACCAGAAGCATGACTCTTCCCAGGGCCAGCTCAGCCACCAGAGGGCCAGAAGAGACCCAAGGGGCCAGAGGAGAACGGGGGGCACTGGTTAAAATGGAACTTCTTGG GTTGCCTAACATTGGCAACACTTGCTTCCTTAACGCCACCCTGCAGTGCCTCCTGGTCCTGCCGTCCTTCTCAAAGGAAATCCTGCACCAGGAACAACTCTGgagctcctcccccttctccaacCTGATCAG GTGTCTGTCTGATGTGCACCGTTTGAGTCTACCTGACAGTGGTGCAAACCAGGCCTCAAAAGCAGACCTCATGTGGAAGGTCAAGTACTCCTTGTCGGGATACGATTTGAAGTATCTGGGGGACACGCAACAG GACGCACACGAGTTACTTGTGAACATGCTGTGCCAGCTGAAGGAGGAGGGCATGATACTGAAGACACTCGGGGTGAACTATTCCTGCCCTGTTTCTCAGCTGGAGTTCCAGCTTGTGTCGGTGCGCACATGTACCAG CTGTGGGCGCGAGTCGTCCACCAGAGAGGACTACAACCACCTCTCATTGGACTTCAGCCCTGAGCGCACCTTGCTGAGCAGCCTAGCACTCACTTTCAAA GGTGAAAAGGTTGAATTCACATGTGAGGGCTGTAAAGGCCTCCACGCCTTAAAGGTGGAGCAGTTCCACACACTGCCTCT TGTGCTGGTTCTGCATCTGAAGAGGTTTGGAGGACCTGGGGGGTTGGAGAAGCTGGAGGCTCCTCTTTTGTTTCCTTCGGAGCTGAGGCTCTCCACCCTCTGTGGGGACATGGTGCCACACCTGCACAGTGCCAGCCCACAGGCCCTCACCAACCAGGCCCCCAGCATCCAGGGGTCCATCCCCCAGACCCTCGCCAGCCTAGTCTCCAGCCCACCTGTTGAGGCCAAAGACAGCGCCCTCTGCTGTTCAG AAGCAGCAGCCAGTGCAGTCAGTGAATGGTTACTACCAGCTGACTGGCGTAGTCTCTCATTTGGGAGGCTCCGCAAACTCTG GACACTACATTAG